One window of the Zea mays cultivar B73 chromosome 3, Zm-B73-REFERENCE-NAM-5.0, whole genome shotgun sequence genome contains the following:
- the LOC100286321 gene encoding copper transporter 1 produces the protein MDMRGGHNMGGMAPPPSPHGGMRKRYVHMTFFWGKNSEILFTGWPGARGGMYALALVAVFAFALLLEFLGSRRLDALLSAAAGRRAAAAGAARTAVYALRVGGAYLLMLALMSFNGGVLLVAVAGHAAGFLAFRAGLFGDRRAQVEGDGKDEVAPVVCC, from the coding sequence ATGGATATGAGAGGAGGGCACAACATGGGCGGCATGGCACCGCCGCCGTCCCCTCACGGCGGCATGCGGAAGCGCTACGTCCACATGACCTTCTTCTGGGGCAAGAACTCGGAGATCCTCTTCACGGGGTGGCCCGGCGCGCGCGGCGGCATGTACGCGCTGGCGCTCGTCGCCGTCTTCGCGTTCGCGCTCCTGCTCGAGTTCCTAGGCTCCCGCCGCCTGGACGCGCTCCTCTCCGCCGCGGCCGGCCGGCGCGCGGCAGCGGCGGGGGCGGCGCGCACGGCGGTGTATGCCCTGCGCGTGGGTGGGGCGTACCTGCTCATGCTGGCGCTCATGTCGTTCAACGGCGGCGTGCTCCTCGTTGCAGTCGCGGGCCACGCCGCTGGCTTCCTGGCGTTCAGGGCCGGCCTGTTCGGCGACCGGCGGGCGCAGGTGGAGGGCGACGGCAAGGATGAGGTCGCGCCGGTCGTGTGCTGTTAG
- the LOC100280529 gene encoding F-box protein At5g46170 encodes MEAARQQQEECPCGGAEAADQFERLHDAVLLDVLNRIGDVKALGRCALVSRRFHALVPLVDSVFVRVDCVIPDDPPPSSSSSAAPGTSPRQAPAPAARGRGALAHIARVLLGGIARPIHALGQILSPAAAAVSRRSEALPASPRAPVADVSHHSPSEVLRSFKELRRLHIELPTGELGIDDGVLLKWKADFGSTLVSCVILGASSISSKPPTGYTQAESETAAAATPDTSRETEEPGSLPDSLYTNGGLKLRVVWTISSLIAASARHYLLQPIICNHELLESLDLTDADGQGVLTMDKRQLQELRVRPVFPSGSSHRTLMPALSMRLHYAPLIELPGGTLLKGATLVAIKPSEDALREGQGAGAAGPVGTCWISEAFEEPYRTAAKVLLKRRAYCLEMNSF; translated from the coding sequence ATGGAGGCGGCGCGGCAGCAGCAGGAGGAGTGCCCGTGCGGCGGGGCCGAGGCCGCTGACCAGTTCGAGCGGCTCCACGACGCGGTGCTGCTCGACGTCCTCAATCGCATCGGCGACGTCAAGGCGCTCGGCCGCTGCGCCCTCGTCTCGCGCCGCTTCCATGCGCTCGTGCCGCTCGTCGACTCCGTCTTCGTCCGCGTCGACTGCGTCATCCCTGACGACCCGCCGCCCTCGTCCTCCTCTTCCGCCGCACCAGGCacctcgccgcggcaggcgccagCCCCGGCCGCGCGCGGGCGCGGCGCGCTCGCGCACATCGCGCGCGTCCTGCTCGGCGGCATCGCCAGGCCCATCCACGCGCTCGGCCAGATCCTCTCCCCCGCCGCCGCGGCCGTCTCCCGGCGCTCCGAGGCACTGCccgcttccccgcgcgcgcccgtcGCGGACGTCTCTCACCACTCCCCCTCCGAGGTGCTCCGCTCCTTCAAGGAGCTGCGGCGCCTTCACATCGAGCTGCCCACGGGCGAGCTCGGCATTGACGACGGTGTGCTCCTTAAGTGGAAGGCCGACTTCGGCTCCACCCTCGTCAGCTGCGTCATCCTCGGCGCCTCGTCGATCTCGTCCAAGCCGCCGACAGGGTACACTCAGGCGGAATCGGAAACTGCTGCGGCCGCCACTCCCGATACCAGTCGGGAGACTGAAGAGCCGGGGAGCCTACCTGATTCTCTTTATACAAATGGAGGGCTCAAGCTTCGCGTTGTCTGGACCATCAGCTCCCTGATTGCCGCGTCGGCGAGGCATTACTTGCTGCAGCCGATTATCTGTAATCACGAATTGCTGGAGAGCTTGGACCTGACAGATGCTGACGGGCAAGGGGTGCTCACCATGGACAAGAGGCAGCTGCAGGAACTGCGGGTGCGGCCCGTCTTTCCGTCAGGGAGCTCGCACCGCACCCTCATGCCGGCTCTCAGTATGCGTCTGCACTACGCACCGCTCATTGAGCTGCCTGGGGGAACGCTGCTGAAGGGTGCGACACTAGTGGCGATCAAACCAAGCGAAGATGCCTTGAGGGAGGGCCAAGGGGCCGGGGCTGCAGGTCCTGTTGGTACATGCTGGATTTCAGAGGCCTTTGAGGAGCCATATCGGACTGCGGCAAAGGTGCTTCTCAAGAGAAGGGCATATTGTCTTGAAATGAACTCGTTCTGA